One stretch of Deltaproteobacteria bacterium DNA includes these proteins:
- a CDS encoding transporter substrate-binding domain-containing protein — MAIRALLAAGVLLMAAGLAYGDDLAEIKERGVLRHLGIPYAGFVTGSGDGLDVEMVRLFAKEIGVEYRFVETDWQHVIEDLCGKKVKPAGDDVEILGEVPVRGDLIASGLTVLSWREKAVSYSVPTFPTQIWLVARADSGMKPIQPAGDPDKDVAAVKALLKGHNVLGMADTCLDPSLYGLKEAGAETRLFTGNLNELVPAIVKGDAESVLQDAADALVALRKWPGEIKVIGPVSPLQQMAYAFPKDSPELRDAFNRFFERCRKDGTYVGLVRKYYPAAFSFFPEFFK, encoded by the coding sequence ATGGCGATTCGGGCGCTGTTGGCGGCCGGTGTGCTCCTGATGGCAGCCGGCCTTGCGTACGGGGACGATCTTGCGGAAATCAAGGAAAGGGGCGTCCTCAGGCACCTGGGAATTCCCTATGCCGGATTTGTCACCGGGAGCGGGGACGGCCTGGACGTGGAAATGGTGCGCCTTTTTGCAAAAGAGATTGGAGTCGAATACCGCTTTGTAGAGACCGACTGGCAACATGTGATCGAAGATCTGTGCGGCAAAAAGGTCAAACCCGCGGGCGACGATGTGGAGATCCTCGGCGAGGTGCCGGTCCGGGGAGACCTCATCGCCAGCGGGCTCACGGTGCTGTCCTGGCGCGAAAAGGCGGTGTCCTATTCCGTCCCTACTTTTCCGACCCAGATCTGGCTGGTGGCCCGGGCCGACTCAGGCATGAAACCGATCCAGCCTGCAGGCGATCCGGACAAGGACGTTGCCGCGGTAAAGGCCCTCCTGAAAGGACACAATGTTCTGGGAATGGCCGATACCTGCCTCGACCCCTCCCTTTACGGCCTCAAGGAGGCGGGTGCCGAGACCAGGCTGTTTACCGGAAACCTGAATGAACTGGTGCCCGCCATCGTCAAGGGGGATGCGGAGTCCGTGCTTCAGGACGCGGCCGATGCCCTGGTCGCTCTGAGGAAATGGCCCGGAGAGATCAAGGTGATCGGTCCCGTGTCGCCTCTTCAGCAAATGGCCTATGCCTTTCCCAAGGATTCACCGGAACTGAGGGACGCGTTCAACCGGTTTTTTGAGAGATGCCGAAAGGATGGGACATACGTGGGCCTGGTTCGAAAATACTACCCGGCCGCCTTCTCGTTCTTTCCTGAGTTCTTCAAATAG
- a CDS encoding ArsA family ATPase, with protein sequence MTNNIPEFLKNKDLRLIFFGGKGGVGKTTMAAASALHLAISRGENKKVLVISTDPAHSLADSFGVEIGDRVTAIQRSEIAGQISDVGDLRSEVGSRKSEVRAKTRIECPQSKIQNSKFKIQNLFARELDAGGVLDEFKRKNQDVIKKLAERGTYFDQEDIAGFVDLSLPGMDEVMAVIEIADLLKVGTYDIVIVDTAPTGHTVRMLNLPEQMLKWIETMDLMQHKHRYMSEVFSGKKYRKDACDRFLEDLSSDIDRVRRLLSNIEMTRFVPVMIPEPMSIYETERLIGSLEKNGVPIKEMIVNHVAESEGCIFCRSRKEDQERPLKEIDDRFSAYDRIRIPAFPHEIRGISGLRTIAKYLSGTFEPVCPVEQGEVIETPSGCLALDSGLEFVLIGGKGGVGKTTLASSVAIFLARHNPGKRVLLFSTDPAHSLSDSLNQPIGDEITPVQSPMTNEVSVQGPESKVQSPLNDHRMTMNDGRRSNDVSVQSPMTNLYALEIDADRLWGNFKEAFKNDIAALFDRFVARGADIRFDREVMSGMLELAPPGVDEIMSLDRIMDLRNEGEFDIFVLDTSPTGHLLRFLELPDLAREWLKAFFSLLVKYKGVVSLAGAAEKALALSKNVRRIQETLTDPERTDFVATTIPEAMGVSELERLMLALQTGNIPCRHIVVNKAVPETDCGFCSVKRAEQQDYVRKIASMFPDRTIVQAPLFPRQIRGIEDLRELGDAVFCNNHE encoded by the coding sequence ATGACGAATAACATCCCTGAATTTCTGAAGAACAAGGACCTTCGTCTGATCTTTTTTGGCGGAAAGGGCGGTGTGGGCAAGACGACCATGGCCGCTGCATCCGCCCTCCATCTGGCCATATCGCGCGGGGAGAACAAAAAGGTATTGGTGATATCCACGGATCCTGCCCATTCTCTGGCAGACAGCTTCGGGGTGGAGATAGGGGACAGGGTGACGGCAATCCAGAGGTCAGAGATCGCAGGTCAGATTTCAGATGTCGGAGATCTGAGGTCGGAAGTCGGAAGTCGGAAGTCGGAGGTCAGGGCGAAGACGCGAATTGAATGCCCTCAATCCAAAATTCAAAATTCAAAATTCAAAATCCAAAATCTCTTCGCCCGAGAGCTGGATGCGGGGGGGGTGCTGGATGAATTCAAGCGGAAAAACCAGGACGTCATCAAGAAGCTGGCGGAGCGGGGGACCTATTTCGATCAGGAGGATATTGCGGGATTTGTCGATCTTTCTCTGCCTGGCATGGACGAGGTCATGGCCGTCATTGAAATCGCCGACCTGTTGAAGGTGGGGACCTATGACATCGTGATCGTGGACACGGCCCCTACCGGCCACACGGTGCGGATGCTGAACCTGCCCGAACAGATGCTGAAGTGGATCGAAACCATGGACCTGATGCAGCACAAACACCGCTACATGTCGGAGGTTTTCAGCGGGAAGAAATACAGAAAGGATGCGTGCGATAGGTTTCTCGAAGATCTCTCCTCGGACATCGACCGGGTGAGGAGGCTCCTGTCGAACATTGAAATGACCCGGTTTGTGCCCGTCATGATCCCTGAACCGATGAGTATTTACGAGACAGAGCGGCTCATCGGCTCCCTTGAAAAGAATGGGGTCCCAATAAAGGAGATGATCGTCAACCATGTGGCCGAATCGGAGGGGTGCATTTTTTGTCGGTCAAGGAAAGAGGATCAGGAAAGGCCGCTGAAGGAGATTGACGACCGCTTTTCCGCCTATGACAGGATCCGCATCCCCGCATTTCCACATGAGATTCGCGGGATCAGCGGTCTCAGGACCATCGCGAAGTATCTCTCAGGAACTTTCGAACCCGTATGTCCAGTGGAACAGGGGGAGGTGATCGAAACTCCCAGCGGCTGTCTGGCCCTCGATTCCGGCCTGGAATTTGTTTTGATCGGGGGCAAGGGGGGGGTCGGAAAGACCACGCTGGCTTCTTCTGTGGCCATATTTTTGGCCCGACACAATCCGGGGAAAAGGGTGCTCCTCTTTTCCACAGACCCCGCCCATTCCCTCTCAGATTCCCTGAATCAACCCATAGGAGACGAGATAACCCCAGTCCAAAGTCCAATGACTAATGAGGTGTCAGTCCAAGGTCCGGAGTCCAAGGTCCAAAGTCCATTGAATGACCACCGAATGACCATGAATGACGGCCGCAGGTCAAATGACGTGTCAGTCCAATCCCCAATGACCAATCTCTACGCCCTGGAGATCGATGCGGACAGGTTGTGGGGGAATTTTAAAGAGGCATTCAAGAACGATATTGCAGCCTTGTTCGACAGGTTCGTAGCCCGGGGCGCCGACATCCGGTTCGATCGTGAGGTGATGAGCGGGATGCTCGAATTGGCGCCGCCGGGGGTGGATGAGATCATGTCTTTGGACAGGATAATGGACTTGAGGAATGAGGGGGAATTTGATATTTTTGTGCTTGACACCTCGCCCACCGGGCACCTCCTCCGCTTTCTGGAACTGCCCGATTTGGCCAGGGAGTGGTTGAAGGCATTTTTCAGCCTGCTGGTGAAATACAAGGGGGTCGTCAGTCTGGCCGGGGCAGCGGAAAAGGCCCTGGCCCTGTCCAAGAATGTCAGACGGATTCAGGAAACCCTGACAGACCCGGAAAGGACCGATTTTGTCGCAACGACCATACCAGAGGCCATGGGCGTCTCTGAATTGGAGCGTCTGATGCTCGCTTTGCAGACCGGAAATATCCCGTGCCGCCATATCGTTGTCAACAAGGCGGTCCCGGAGACCGATTGCGGGTTCTGCTCCGTCAAGCGCGCGGAGCAGCAGGATTATGTTCGGAAGATCGCTTCGATGTTCCCTGACCGGACCATCGTGCAGGCGCCTCTCTTTCCCCGGCAGATCCGGGGAATAGAAGATCTGAGAGAGCTTGGCGATGCCGTGTTCTGTAATAACCATGAATGA
- a CDS encoding response regulator — protein MEQEIFGVTRAAQYCAVSRGTLWKHIKSGALKASLTPGGHYRILKEDLEDFARDKGMYPLANYRPVEKKILIVDDDPHIRNVLTAMLSREGFETETASDGFEAGVKAMGFKPSLIILDLFMPGMDGFEACRRLKADPAGKNMKILIITGFDSRKNRDRIMEAGAHGYMVKPIERRTLLRQVEILLNGPRS, from the coding sequence ATGGAGCAGGAGATATTCGGGGTGACCCGGGCTGCGCAATATTGCGCTGTCAGCCGGGGGACCTTATGGAAACATATCAAGTCCGGGGCCTTGAAGGCGTCTCTCACCCCTGGCGGGCATTACCGCATCCTCAAGGAGGACCTGGAGGACTTTGCCCGCGACAAGGGGATGTATCCCCTGGCCAACTACCGGCCCGTGGAAAAGAAGATCCTGATCGTGGATGATGACCCCCATATCCGGAACGTACTGACCGCCATGCTTTCCAGGGAGGGATTTGAAACAGAGACCGCGTCGGATGGCTTTGAGGCCGGGGTCAAGGCCATGGGGTTCAAGCCAAGTCTGATTATCCTCGACCTGTTCATGCCCGGAATGGACGGCTTCGAGGCGTGCAGGCGTCTGAAAGCCGACCCCGCCGGCAAAAATATGAAGATCCTTATTATCACCGGCTTTGACAGCCGAAAGAACAGGGATCGGATTATGGAAGCGGGTGCCCATGGCTACATGGTCAAACCCATAGAAAGACGAACCCTTCTTCGTCAGGTAGAGATCCTTTTGAACGGGCCGAGGTCATAG